The Ignatzschineria rhizosphaerae genome contains a region encoding:
- the rsmD gene encoding 16S rRNA (guanine(966)-N(2))-methyltransferase RsmD → MAAQHHFKKNQRPNHQIQIIGGEYRSRKIEVIDADGLRPTSSRVRETLFNWLQMIIPGSIVIDAFAGTGALGIESLSRGAKKAIFIEKDPTVFKTLKENITHLKIPKEKFILLNTDGLKFLQDDAQLQSILKETPAADTRCHLFLDPPFFAGFYPELLATLSKSELLHQITSLSIESPLKLAVSAASTLTPLELHREMKTKESLLQLYRK, encoded by the coding sequence ATGGCAGCGCAACATCACTTTAAAAAGAATCAACGCCCCAATCATCAAATTCAAATTATCGGCGGTGAATATCGCTCTCGAAAAATTGAGGTGATTGATGCAGATGGTTTACGCCCAACCTCATCTCGTGTTCGCGAAACACTCTTTAACTGGTTACAGATGATCATTCCCGGCAGTATCGTTATTGATGCCTTTGCCGGCACCGGCGCCTTAGGTATCGAATCCCTCTCTCGGGGTGCTAAAAAAGCTATCTTTATTGAGAAAGATCCTACCGTCTTTAAAACATTGAAAGAAAATATTACTCACTTAAAGATCCCTAAGGAAAAATTTATTCTCCTTAATACAGATGGATTAAAGTTCCTACAAGATGATGCACAATTACAGTCGATTTTAAAAGAGACTCCAGCAGCAGATACTCGCTGTCATCTCTTTTTAGATCCGCCTTTCTTTGCTGGCTTTTATCCTGAATTATTGGCAACACTCTCAAAGAGCGAGCTACTTCATCAGATCACTTCCCTCTCGATTGAATCACCGCTTAAATTAGCAGTTTCGGCAGCTAGTACGCTGACTCCCCTTGAACTTCATCGCGAAATGAAAACCAAAGAGAGCTTATTGCAACTCTATCGCAAATAA
- a CDS encoding lysophospholipid acyltransferase family protein has product MITWIRSLITFIGFLIIYLIITPIMLVTTVILWGSWYRNVTIAWSNILISWMRIGAGIHYRVIGRENLEKLKNQPHFIVSNHQSALETLIYTVILPPHSFVLKKELLYIPFFGWGLAKAKPIAINRADGKNALKQIAKQAKERFAAGRSVIIFPEGTRAPFNQEIPFKKGGFIVTKQMGAPVLPMAINSGIAAPKGRFIKEPGVVTIVIGEPIESKDLSTNELAQTTENWIRSHIVQTLDVPLIPTQEEIKALTAHINSDKQEAIVEEA; this is encoded by the coding sequence ATGATTACATGGATTCGTTCACTCATTACGTTTATCGGCTTTCTAATCATTTACTTGATTATTACGCCTATCATGCTTGTTACAACCGTGATTCTTTGGGGCTCATGGTATCGTAATGTCACGATTGCTTGGTCTAATATTTTAATTAGCTGGATGCGAATTGGCGCCGGTATTCACTACCGAGTTATTGGGAGAGAGAATTTAGAAAAACTCAAAAATCAGCCTCATTTTATTGTTTCTAACCATCAGTCTGCGCTTGAGACCCTTATTTATACTGTTATTTTACCGCCGCACTCTTTTGTCTTAAAGAAAGAACTCTTATATATTCCTTTCTTTGGCTGGGGATTAGCTAAAGCAAAACCGATCGCGATTAATCGTGCTGATGGAAAAAATGCGCTAAAGCAGATTGCCAAACAAGCAAAAGAGCGTTTTGCAGCAGGTCGTTCTGTGATTATCTTCCCTGAAGGGACTCGCGCGCCTTTCAACCAAGAGATCCCTTTTAAAAAAGGGGGGTTCATTGTCACAAAACAGATGGGTGCTCCGGTCTTACCTATGGCAATAAATTCAGGAATTGCGGCACCCAAAGGCCGCTTTATTAAAGAACCTGGCGTTGTCACTATCGTCATTGGTGAGCCCATTGAATCTAAAGATCTCTCAACCAATGAGTTAGCACAAACAACAGAAAATTGGATTCGTAGCCATATTGTCCAAACGCTTGATGTCCCACTAATTCCAACACAAGAAGAGATTAAAGCTCTAACAGCGCACATTAACAGTGACAAACAAGAAGCAATCGTGGAAGAAGCTTAA
- a CDS encoding HAD-IIIA family hydrolase, with protein sequence MVNQISLKRPDLVILDRDGVINHDSKNYIKSADEWQPIAGSLEAIAKLSSAGIKVAIATNQRGITLGLYDHQALEEMHTKMHALLNELNGKIHALEFCTADDESHPDRKPNPGMLLKIISELQMPKDAVIYFVGDKGSDVKAALNAQVLPILVRTGNGKATEETLHQKEGMINLPIFDDLLAFVNTLPLSYPH encoded by the coding sequence ATGGTCAATCAGATCTCTTTAAAAAGGCCTGATTTAGTAATTTTAGATCGTGATGGTGTTATCAATCACGATTCTAAAAATTACATTAAATCTGCAGATGAATGGCAGCCTATTGCCGGCAGTTTAGAAGCGATTGCTAAGCTCTCAAGTGCTGGGATAAAAGTTGCCATTGCGACCAATCAGCGCGGCATTACTTTAGGATTATATGACCATCAAGCACTTGAAGAGATGCATACTAAAATGCATGCGCTTCTTAATGAGCTCAATGGGAAAATTCATGCTCTTGAGTTTTGTACGGCTGATGATGAATCTCATCCTGATAGAAAGCCTAATCCTGGTATGCTCCTTAAAATCATCTCAGAGCTACAAATGCCTAAAGATGCTGTGATCTATTTTGTCGGCGATAAAGGCTCAGATGTTAAAGCCGCATTAAATGCACAAGTATTACCAATACTTGTGCGAACAGGCAATGGCAAAGCAACTGAAGAGACATTACACCAAAAAGAAGGGATGATAAATCTTCCTATTTTTGATGACCTCTTAGCCTTTGTGAATACGCTCCCACTATCATATCCCCATTAA
- the glyS gene encoding glycine--tRNA ligase subunit beta — protein sequence MIKDTLLIEIGTEELPPRALNNLSEAFKKGIEAELKAKKLEFSGIQVFATPRRLALVISDLQAEQADYTNERRGPAATAAMKDGVPTPALQGFARSCGVEVDQLTLLETDKGAWYTFKEEVKGETLESLLPEMIEKSLKGLPIPKRMRWAGHDFEFVRPVRWIAILFGDKVLDTEIFGIKASNTSRGHRFHTDAPITITNAKDYEAIMTEKGHIVPDFAKRKAMIEAQIKEVTANVGNPIVNADLLDEVTALVEYPNAMIGSFESHFLNVPQEALIIAMEDHQRYFPIVDKNGKLIDKFCFISNIISAEPEAVIEGNERVIRPRFADAEFFWNEDCEKPLEDYLAQLENVVFQTKLGSQADKINRVKTLAEAIAKEIGANEALVSRAARLNKADLISDMVQEFPELQGTMARYYANAQGEDRIVADSLEQVYWPRFAGDKLPETKEAQALGLAERLDTIVGIFSIGEIPTGSRDPYGLRRNALAVLRILIEEKLNLDLLKLIEISASTMPATIEANRSVETIFTYIFDRLRAYSSDLGVSSDVFASISELKLTNPLDIYHRLLAVAKFKSLPAASSLVETNKRIHNILSNNKEEAASDQVRENLLENDSEKALFKATHELSSKIESFVAAKDYEAILTALSNLAEPLAKFFEDTMVMAENLEVRHNRIALLTEIRNDFETVADISKLQL from the coding sequence ATGATTAAAGATACGCTACTGATTGAAATTGGAACAGAAGAGCTTCCTCCTCGTGCATTAAATAACTTATCTGAGGCTTTTAAAAAAGGCATTGAAGCTGAGCTAAAAGCAAAGAAACTAGAATTCTCTGGGATCCAAGTTTTTGCAACGCCGCGCCGTTTAGCACTCGTGATTTCTGACCTTCAAGCAGAGCAAGCAGATTATACTAATGAGCGCCGAGGACCTGCAGCTACTGCAGCCATGAAAGATGGCGTTCCTACACCGGCTCTTCAAGGCTTCGCTCGTTCATGTGGTGTTGAAGTTGACCAATTGACGCTTTTAGAAACGGATAAAGGCGCTTGGTATACCTTTAAGGAAGAAGTGAAGGGAGAAACGCTGGAATCGCTACTCCCTGAAATGATTGAAAAGTCTCTCAAAGGATTACCAATTCCTAAAAGAATGCGCTGGGCAGGTCACGACTTTGAATTCGTTCGCCCGGTTCGCTGGATTGCCATCCTCTTTGGTGACAAAGTCCTTGATACAGAAATCTTTGGGATTAAAGCAAGTAACACAAGCCGCGGGCATCGTTTCCATACAGATGCCCCGATCACCATCACAAACGCTAAAGATTACGAAGCGATCATGACTGAAAAAGGGCATATTGTGCCAGACTTTGCAAAGCGCAAAGCGATGATCGAAGCACAGATTAAAGAAGTGACCGCTAATGTTGGAAACCCTATCGTGAATGCTGATCTTCTTGATGAAGTGACTGCCCTTGTAGAATATCCTAATGCGATGATCGGCAGCTTTGAATCGCATTTCCTTAATGTGCCGCAAGAAGCGCTGATTATTGCAATGGAAGATCATCAACGCTATTTCCCTATCGTGGATAAAAATGGCAAACTAATCGATAAATTCTGCTTCATTAGCAATATTATTAGCGCAGAGCCAGAAGCCGTTATCGAGGGGAATGAGCGAGTTATTCGTCCTCGCTTTGCAGATGCCGAGTTCTTCTGGAATGAAGATTGCGAAAAACCATTAGAAGATTACCTCGCGCAACTTGAAAATGTTGTATTCCAAACAAAACTTGGATCTCAAGCAGATAAAATTAATCGAGTTAAAACATTAGCAGAAGCGATTGCAAAAGAGATTGGAGCGAATGAAGCATTAGTATCTCGCGCCGCCCGCTTAAATAAAGCAGATCTGATCTCAGATATGGTGCAAGAATTCCCAGAACTTCAAGGAACAATGGCTCGCTACTACGCTAACGCGCAAGGAGAGGATCGCATTGTTGCAGATAGCTTAGAGCAAGTCTACTGGCCACGTTTTGCAGGCGATAAATTACCAGAAACTAAAGAGGCTCAAGCGCTAGGATTAGCAGAGCGTTTAGATACTATCGTCGGCATCTTCTCTATTGGCGAGATTCCTACAGGTTCACGTGACCCATACGGTTTACGTCGTAATGCGCTTGCGGTCCTTCGTATATTAATTGAGGAAAAGCTCAATCTTGATCTCTTAAAACTTATTGAGATTAGCGCAAGCACGATGCCGGCAACTATTGAAGCAAACAGATCAGTAGAGACCATCTTTACTTATATCTTTGATCGTTTACGAGCATATTCCTCAGATCTTGGCGTTTCAAGTGATGTTTTTGCTTCAATCTCTGAACTCAAACTCACGAATCCTCTCGATATCTATCATCGCCTTCTTGCCGTTGCGAAGTTTAAATCTCTGCCTGCAGCAAGTTCATTAGTGGAGACTAATAAGCGTATTCACAATATCTTAAGCAACAATAAAGAAGAAGCAGCCTCGGATCAGGTTCGTGAAAACTTACTGGAAAATGATTCTGAAAAAGCGCTCTTTAAAGCAACTCATGAATTAAGTAGCAAAATTGAAAGCTTTGTTGCCGCTAAAGATTATGAAGCCATTCTAACAGCGCTTAGTAACCTTGCCGAGCCGCTTGCGAAATTCTTCGAAGATACGATGGTGATGGCAGAAAACTTAGAAGTACGCCACAACCGTATTGCTCTTTTAACAGAAATTCGTAATGATTTTGAGACTGTTGCTGATATCTCTAAGCTTCAGCTTTAA
- a CDS encoding glycosyltransferase family 9 protein: protein MFIKEKLHFTDKVLFIVHLAIGDFTYLQNCFKKLKDRYPTLKIDLFIQDVRMTDDEAKWEGLKNYILYEWVQETGLFHKIYYGYSPQVHAQSILECKNEQYPYVISLGDLRSQNYSLLAREIAQNNIALGINIKTHLFSFAAKKALKSLDFKIKDLTDKSAHISEKFAYWFEQFADITFTKDDRYPFIHIPEIWDEKALEYLLKHQWDRNSPIVFINIFAKGDERCWSLEEATTLIKKLKNTEQYANAIFILNSLPEDLTHLETEILKNALSSTFVFSAQLSFFELPALLKRCDLIITVDTSIMHLATFSSGKLISLLRKNRKKPSPRWLPLKKEQSIIIYTEGLGAPIASISAEEVLDKIV, encoded by the coding sequence ATGTTTATTAAAGAGAAACTTCATTTTACAGATAAGGTATTATTTATCGTTCATCTTGCAATTGGCGATTTCACCTATCTGCAAAATTGCTTTAAGAAACTTAAAGATCGTTATCCAACCCTCAAAATTGACCTCTTTATCCAAGATGTCAGAATGACAGATGATGAGGCTAAATGGGAAGGTCTCAAGAACTATATTCTTTACGAATGGGTCCAAGAAACTGGATTATTCCATAAAATATATTATGGTTATTCTCCTCAAGTGCATGCGCAATCAATCCTAGAGTGTAAAAATGAACAGTATCCCTACGTAATCTCTCTAGGAGATTTAAGATCGCAGAACTACTCCCTCCTAGCGCGAGAAATTGCACAAAACAATATCGCGCTTGGCATCAATATTAAAACCCATCTCTTTAGCTTTGCTGCTAAAAAAGCATTAAAGTCACTGGATTTTAAAATTAAAGATTTAACCGATAAATCAGCACATATTAGTGAAAAATTTGCCTATTGGTTTGAACAATTTGCCGATATTACTTTTACGAAAGACGATCGCTATCCTTTTATTCATATTCCAGAGATATGGGATGAAAAAGCATTGGAATATCTCCTTAAACATCAATGGGATAGAAATAGTCCTATCGTCTTTATCAATATCTTTGCAAAAGGCGATGAGAGATGCTGGTCACTAGAAGAAGCGACAACACTCATTAAAAAATTAAAAAATACAGAGCAATATGCCAATGCGATCTTTATTTTAAATTCACTGCCGGAAGATCTCACGCATCTAGAGACAGAAATCCTTAAAAACGCGCTATCATCAACCTTTGTTTTCTCAGCACAATTGAGTTTTTTTGAACTGCCGGCACTTTTAAAAAGGTGTGATCTCATTATTACGGTAGATACCTCTATTATGCATTTAGCAACATTCTCTTCAGGAAAGCTCATTTCTCTTTTAAGAAAAAACCGAAAGAAGCCAAGTCCTAGATGGTTACCACTTAAAAAAGAGCAGAGTATTATTATTTATACCGAAGGTTTAGGCGCACCAATTGCTTCTATTTCGGCGGAGGAGGTATTAGATAAAATCGTCTAA
- a CDS encoding glycosyltransferase family 9 protein — MSLKQSLSKHIWNLRFLNKKLKLNWAYLKFSFVKKILPKRHTPVDFSHVKKILIVRNDKHGDMIATTGFIKALAQAGYEVYISSEKASLDIIEFNPYVKGVFSYQDKTLKALYRSIKNIRKMNFDAVIDLKYCRGVYKKNIIFCAFVKSPILIGFNKSNIPAYNVSLPYYELSAHVTTRLPPLLKLFNIEEYDLNYEIYTTPEMQENTVQFIEKNLKNDQKLAIVNPLGGNKSRWLTQQQLDSTLKLLMPNYQVVMIGQPSQLQNLSWPDSIPLFQSKSILEVVPLIERADLILTVDTSIVHMASAFSKKTIALYLDLTHGKASNPFRAEYNAKVTKYGTHLLNLLSDAPYINAQHPDETPPINHLNWSPNNPNADQLIFTYRSFSDIPLAEFESAIQQALEE, encoded by the coding sequence ATGTCACTAAAACAAAGTCTCTCAAAGCATATATGGAATTTACGTTTTTTAAATAAAAAGCTTAAGCTTAACTGGGCTTATCTTAAATTTTCTTTCGTCAAAAAAATACTTCCCAAGCGTCATACGCCTGTTGACTTCTCCCATGTTAAAAAAATCCTTATTGTTAGAAATGATAAACATGGAGATATGATTGCCACAACAGGCTTTATCAAAGCATTAGCACAAGCAGGCTATGAGGTTTATATCTCTTCAGAAAAAGCATCTTTAGATATCATTGAGTTCAACCCTTACGTTAAAGGGGTATTTAGCTATCAAGATAAAACTTTAAAAGCCCTCTATCGCTCTATCAAAAATATTCGGAAAATGAATTTTGATGCGGTTATTGACCTTAAATATTGCCGTGGGGTTTATAAAAAAAATATCATTTTCTGCGCTTTTGTCAAAAGCCCAATACTTATCGGTTTTAATAAAAGTAACATCCCTGCATATAACGTCTCTCTTCCTTATTATGAATTATCAGCCCATGTCACAACAAGATTACCCCCACTATTGAAACTCTTTAATATTGAGGAATATGACCTCAATTATGAAATTTATACAACACCTGAGATGCAAGAGAATACAGTTCAGTTTATCGAGAAAAATCTTAAGAATGATCAAAAGCTCGCTATTGTAAATCCTCTTGGTGGGAACAAATCCCGTTGGTTAACACAACAACAGTTAGATAGTACGCTTAAATTGCTCATGCCTAATTACCAAGTGGTGATGATTGGCCAACCCTCACAATTACAAAACCTTTCATGGCCTGACTCAATTCCCCTTTTTCAATCTAAAAGTATTTTAGAAGTTGTGCCTTTAATTGAAAGAGCCGATCTTATCTTAACTGTAGATACATCAATTGTTCATATGGCAAGTGCGTTTTCAAAAAAAACCATCGCACTTTACCTTGATTTAACGCACGGGAAAGCATCCAATCCTTTTAGAGCTGAATATAATGCTAAAGTCACAAAATATGGAACCCATCTATTAAATCTATTGTCTGATGCCCCTTATATCAATGCCCAACATCCCGATGAAACACCCCCTATTAATCATCTCAATTGGTCACCAAACAATCCTAATGCCGATCAGCTAATTTTCACCTATCGTAGCTTTTCAGATATTCCACTAGCAGAGTTTGAGTCTGCTATTCAACAAGCTTTAGAAGAATAA
- a CDS encoding acyltransferase family protein, producing MANQNHIKYRSDIDGFRALAVLSVLVFHFNNSWLPGGYLGVDVFFVISGYLITSIIKKQLAQGRFSFKVFYTRRIKRILPLLFLVLLVTLIPAVLILLPEQYENFIRSLRYAMQFRANRAFTGSDYFDVFTEEKPLLHLWSLAIEEQFYFIWPLVLFITFFLTKKFKNQGYILFLLAVLGILLSTVLAEISIKNHPDDSYYLLQNRAAELLVGCALALNPYQIKDNWKKGLGVVGTIVLVSCFIFYSAATPMPGIFALIPTIGAAFFILDNNIDSPYKRLFTNPMARMIGLWSFSLYLWHWPVLALSRYVFQDTELPLWWLGVSAVVILLLSVSSYYLVENPVRKTKLGFISSVILIFAIPYGAITLIYTYAHKSVESSELHIDINKTRWFADTEGCHGKFLNDCAVGDKTATTRYLLVGDSHAMHLSGMMDEIGKKEGIKIDIIASPACPMLFAGSNIRTKHPECEFANIYLENNYDQYDAVLWSQYYLTPLSSKDNTIPDYLDKFRNTLEIVSNKVPVIVFSDVGDLGYHTVRYERIKRLGLSVNIDIDETRNREIQKLNQALKEMVQTLDNASYIDITPYVDHLLNDGQLIYYDSDHLNPYGSREIGKLFIQDQTLKLSQ from the coding sequence ATGGCGAATCAAAATCATATTAAGTATAGGTCTGATATCGACGGCTTTAGAGCTTTGGCGGTATTATCCGTATTAGTGTTTCACTTTAATAACAGCTGGCTACCTGGTGGATATTTAGGGGTTGATGTTTTTTTTGTAATTTCTGGATATTTAATTACCTCCATTATTAAAAAACAATTAGCTCAAGGACGCTTTTCTTTCAAAGTCTTTTATACGCGCCGTATTAAGCGCATATTGCCACTACTTTTTTTAGTATTATTAGTAACCTTAATTCCTGCAGTGTTGATTTTGCTGCCAGAGCAATATGAAAACTTTATTAGATCTTTGCGTTATGCAATGCAATTTCGTGCGAATAGAGCTTTTACAGGAAGTGATTATTTTGATGTATTCACTGAAGAAAAACCCTTATTGCATCTATGGTCATTAGCAATAGAAGAGCAGTTTTACTTTATTTGGCCGCTCGTTCTTTTTATTACGTTCTTTTTGACAAAGAAATTTAAAAACCAAGGGTATATTCTTTTTTTATTAGCTGTTTTAGGTATTTTATTAAGTACGGTTTTAGCCGAAATATCTATTAAAAATCATCCTGATGATAGTTATTACTTATTACAAAATAGGGCGGCAGAATTATTAGTAGGCTGTGCTTTAGCACTAAACCCTTATCAAATTAAAGATAATTGGAAGAAGGGGTTGGGAGTTGTCGGGACAATTGTTTTAGTAAGCTGTTTTATTTTTTATTCAGCAGCAACCCCAATGCCTGGCATATTCGCGCTTATTCCAACGATAGGTGCGGCCTTTTTTATTTTAGATAATAATATTGATTCGCCTTATAAAAGGCTTTTTACTAATCCTATGGCAAGAATGATAGGATTATGGTCGTTTTCTCTCTACTTATGGCATTGGCCGGTATTAGCATTATCAAGATATGTTTTTCAAGATACGGAGTTGCCATTATGGTGGCTAGGAGTATCTGCCGTTGTAATTTTATTATTATCAGTGAGTAGTTACTATTTGGTTGAAAATCCTGTAAGAAAGACAAAATTAGGATTTATTAGTAGCGTTATTTTAATATTTGCAATTCCTTATGGTGCTATCACATTAATTTATACTTATGCTCATAAGTCAGTTGAGAGTTCCGAGTTGCATATTGATATTAATAAGACCAGATGGTTTGCCGATACTGAAGGTTGTCATGGTAAGTTTTTAAATGATTGTGCGGTGGGAGATAAAACTGCTACAACACGTTATTTGTTAGTTGGGGATTCTCATGCGATGCATTTATCAGGAATGATGGATGAGATTGGGAAGAAGGAGGGGATTAAAATAGATATTATTGCTTCTCCTGCTTGCCCGATGCTTTTTGCCGGATCTAATATTCGAACAAAACATCCTGAGTGTGAGTTTGCGAATATCTATTTAGAGAATAATTATGATCAATATGATGCTGTTCTTTGGAGTCAGTACTATTTGACGCCACTTTCATCTAAAGATAATACAATCCCGGATTATTTGGATAAGTTTAGAAATACGCTTGAAATAGTTTCTAATAAAGTTCCAGTAATTGTTTTTTCAGATGTAGGTGATTTAGGCTATCATACCGTTCGTTATGAGCGTATTAAGCGATTGGGGCTTTCGGTTAATATTGATATTGATGAAACTCGTAATCGTGAGATTCAAAAATTGAATCAAGCGTTGAAAGAGATGGTACAAACATTAGATAATGCATCTTATATAGATATAACCCCTTATGTTGATCATTTGTTAAATGATGGACAATTAATATATTATGATTCGGATCATCTCAATCCTTATGGAAGTCGCGAGATTGGGAAGTTGTTTATTCAAGATCAAACTTTGAAGTTATCTCAGTAA
- a CDS encoding glycosyltransferase family 2 protein, translated as MKVSVIIPVYNAENYIEECLLSVMQQDYADIEIILVNDFTPDRSFLRAKEVISQNIWQGTVQYLEHDRNRGPSAARNTGIAHSKGEYLFFLDNDDTLTDKTAISYLVECALETATPRDLVVGNFQKIAGNRVDFILASHQRSYSENVDVFKDYALSKLWVIGCAKLIHRDFLVQNQLFFKEGIFHEDVLWAFYLYRVVSNIYSTPKIVYNHYEREGSITWDVKERNIRDQITVILMMYQAYLDQPDYLPKETLFVIELYRKEVLEWLVTIDAKNLSISIEAFILEQVKRLKQIKVPAKTGRSRFNKQNLWLRLPAKILTQILIKRRNR; from the coding sequence GTGAAAGTATCGGTTATTATTCCTGTGTATAATGCAGAAAATTATATTGAGGAGTGCCTTTTATCGGTAATGCAACAAGATTATGCCGATATCGAAATCATTTTAGTCAATGACTTTACACCAGATCGTAGTTTTTTACGGGCTAAAGAAGTTATTTCTCAAAATATTTGGCAAGGGACTGTGCAGTATTTAGAGCATGATCGAAATCGGGGACCCAGTGCCGCAAGAAATACTGGGATTGCGCATAGTAAAGGGGAGTATCTTTTCTTTTTAGATAACGATGATACTTTAACAGATAAGACAGCCATCTCTTATTTAGTGGAATGCGCATTAGAAACCGCTACTCCTAGAGATCTTGTTGTTGGTAATTTTCAAAAAATTGCCGGGAATAGAGTTGATTTTATTCTTGCCTCCCATCAAAGGTCCTATAGTGAGAATGTGGATGTGTTTAAGGATTACGCCCTATCAAAATTATGGGTAATTGGTTGTGCTAAATTAATTCATCGTGATTTTCTAGTGCAAAATCAGCTCTTTTTTAAAGAGGGGATTTTTCACGAGGATGTATTATGGGCATTTTATCTATATCGAGTTGTCAGTAATATTTATTCAACACCTAAGATTGTCTACAATCATTATGAGCGTGAGGGATCTATTACATGGGATGTTAAAGAGCGAAATATTCGTGATCAGATTACGGTAATTTTAATGATGTATCAGGCTTATTTAGATCAACCTGATTATTTACCGAAAGAAACATTGTTTGTGATTGAACTTTATCGTAAGGAAGTTCTAGAGTGGCTAGTAACAATTGATGCTAAGAATTTATCGATAAGCATAGAAGCTTTTATTTTAGAGCAAGTAAAACGCTTAAAACAGATCAAAGTTCCTGCTAAGACGGGGCGATCAAGATTTAATAAACAAAACTTATGGCTGCGTTTACCGGCTAAAATTTTAACTCAGATCTTAATAAAGCGACGAAATCGTTGA